The following proteins are encoded in a genomic region of Natronorubrum halophilum:
- a CDS encoding ribosome biogenesis/translation initiation ATPase RLI, giving the protein MADDSIAVVDLDRCQPDRCSYECKNYCPPNRTGKECITLRGEEAEEGQPEQIHISEEICLGETCGICVEKCPFDAIEIINLPSELQDEPAHRYGENAFSLYGLPAPQDGQVTGILGPNGIGKTTAVRILAGDLEPNLGRHDESPGWDEVLEAYRGTELQDYIADVRDGEVTVAQKPQYVDQIPNSFDGNTRELLARTDERDALDYLVERLSLGPVMEQSIDDLSGGELQRVAIAATLARDTDFYFLDEVTPYLDMSQRVTAARLIRELAEEENKSMLVVEHDLAILDLLADTLHVAYGEPGAYGVITPPKSVRNGINEYLSGYLNNENMRIRPNPIEFQEHAPRTVTRSDTLVEYPDLTKSYGDGEFTLEVEGGEIRENEVLGIVGPNGIGKSTFAKLLTGNLESDEGDTDLNLDISYKPQYVTIDQHMRVDAFLSSITDQFGSSYWNTEIAQPLQLERIMEQNLADLSGGERQRVAIAACLSDSADLYLLDEPSAHLDVEQRVQATSAIRRYAEQQDATVLVIDHDIYTIDLLADRLMVFDGEPAARGRAGQPQPMREGMNEFLANLEVTFRRDERTSRPRINKPDSQLDRQQKSEGEYYYAP; this is encoded by the coding sequence ATGGCGGACGACAGCATCGCCGTCGTAGACTTAGATCGGTGCCAGCCCGACCGGTGTAGCTACGAGTGCAAGAACTACTGCCCGCCGAATCGCACGGGCAAAGAGTGTATCACGCTCCGCGGCGAGGAAGCCGAGGAGGGCCAGCCCGAACAGATCCACATCTCCGAGGAGATCTGTCTGGGCGAGACCTGCGGGATCTGCGTCGAGAAGTGTCCCTTCGACGCCATCGAGATTATCAACCTCCCGAGCGAACTTCAGGACGAACCCGCCCACCGCTACGGCGAGAACGCCTTCTCGCTGTACGGGCTTCCCGCGCCACAGGACGGACAGGTCACCGGTATCCTCGGTCCGAACGGGATCGGGAAGACGACCGCCGTTCGCATCCTCGCTGGCGACCTCGAGCCGAATCTCGGCCGACACGACGAATCCCCCGGCTGGGACGAAGTGCTCGAGGCGTATCGCGGAACGGAACTGCAAGACTACATCGCGGACGTTCGGGACGGCGAGGTCACGGTGGCCCAAAAGCCCCAGTACGTCGACCAGATTCCGAACAGTTTCGACGGCAACACCCGCGAACTGTTGGCGCGGACGGACGAACGCGACGCCCTCGACTATCTCGTCGAGCGACTCTCGCTCGGCCCCGTCATGGAGCAGTCGATCGACGACCTCTCGGGCGGTGAACTCCAGCGGGTCGCCATCGCGGCGACGCTCGCTCGCGACACGGACTTTTACTTCCTCGACGAGGTCACGCCCTACCTCGACATGAGCCAGCGCGTCACCGCGGCGCGGCTGATCCGCGAACTCGCCGAGGAGGAGAACAAATCGATGCTCGTCGTCGAGCACGACCTCGCGATCCTCGACCTGCTGGCGGACACGCTCCACGTCGCCTACGGTGAGCCCGGCGCGTACGGTGTCATCACGCCGCCAAAGTCCGTCCGTAACGGGATCAACGAGTACCTCTCGGGCTATCTCAACAACGAGAACATGCGGATCCGCCCGAACCCGATCGAGTTTCAGGAGCACGCACCGCGTACGGTGACCCGGAGCGACACCCTCGTGGAGTACCCCGACCTCACCAAGAGCTACGGCGACGGCGAGTTCACGCTCGAGGTCGAAGGCGGCGAGATCCGCGAGAACGAAGTGCTCGGCATCGTCGGTCCGAACGGAATCGGGAAGTCGACGTTCGCGAAACTCCTGACAGGCAATCTCGAGTCGGACGAGGGAGACACCGATCTGAACCTGGACATCTCCTACAAACCCCAGTACGTCACCATCGACCAGCACATGCGGGTCGACGCGTTCCTCTCGTCGATCACCGACCAGTTCGGGTCGTCCTACTGGAACACCGAGATCGCCCAGCCGCTCCAACTCGAGCGGATCATGGAGCAAAACCTCGCGGACCTCTCCGGTGGTGAGCGCCAGCGGGTCGCCATCGCGGCGTGTCTCTCCGACTCGGCCGACCTCTACTTGCTCGACGAACCCTCCGCACACCTCGACGTCGAACAGCGGGTGCAGGCGACGAGCGCGATCCGGCGCTACGCCGAACAGCAGGACGCGACCGTGCTGGTCATCGACCACGACATCTACACGATCGACCTGCTCGCGGACCGGCTGATGGTCTTCGACGGCGAGCCCGCCGCCCGCGGTCGCGCCGGCCAGCCCCAGCCAATGCGCGAGGGCATGAACGAGTTCCTCGCGAACCTCGAGGTGACCTTCCGCCGGGACGAACGCACCTCGCGACCCCGGATCAACAAGCCAGACTCGCAGCTGGATCGCCAGCAGAAAAGCGAGGGCGAGTACTACTACGCGCCCTGA
- a CDS encoding DUF7344 domain-containing protein, giving the protein MGADSDRGEIFELLSNHRRRYAVHYCKLEDEPVTLGDLAEHVAAWELDKEVQELTSAERKRVYTSLQQTHLPTLERADMIEFDDRTIALTDRATELDVYLDVVPGDSVPWGTYYLGLAAVGSIVMAGLWLEVVPIGTVPELGWATLVFALFAVSAVVHVAQSRRMRLGEMERPP; this is encoded by the coding sequence ATGGGGGCCGATTCGGATCGAGGCGAAATTTTCGAGTTGCTGAGTAACCACCGTCGCCGGTACGCCGTCCACTACTGCAAACTCGAGGACGAACCCGTGACGCTCGGCGATCTGGCCGAACACGTCGCCGCCTGGGAACTCGACAAGGAGGTCCAGGAACTCACCTCCGCGGAGCGAAAGCGGGTCTACACGTCGTTACAGCAGACGCACCTGCCGACGCTCGAGCGGGCCGACATGATCGAGTTCGACGATCGGACGATCGCGCTCACCGACAGGGCGACCGAACTGGACGTCTACCTCGACGTCGTTCCCGGTGACTCCGTGCCGTGGGGCACGTACTATCTGGGACTGGCTGCGGTCGGGTCGATCGTGATGGCGGGGCTCTGGCTCGAGGTGGTGCCGATCGGGACGGTACCCGAACTCGGCTGGGCGACGCTCGTGTTCGCGCTGTTCGCGGTGTCGGCGGTCGTCCACGTCGCACAGAGCCGTCGGATGCGACTCGGAGAGATGGAACGACCGCCGTGA
- a CDS encoding DUF7289 family protein gives MFGAGGKRRGNRAQRGRGLSPIVGLVLLLGMVIAGTALLFIVGSPMLDTFESGSERERAHLCMDETDHQLATVAATGEQRSMPDTDISDCQIDVADKGQVDILWYNDSESDDLPWDDDTRTATAELGALEFELDDRTIAHQGGGIWEDTGSGTQIISEPGISYENGSTGSNGSVRFDLMLLDQDELSGSDPIARADHERSDELAADIAEAASNSDGTNVAIRIESSYHDGWKQHLETALVSNVDENVSSSISHNSGAETVEVKVKGIREQSDDSQLRIEEDRGIGNAVESDGNRVEFGQDLNFTALLNNTGSDPIDSEMTVSIEGGMVKEANSDVTEMTGGATHEETVEIDKNNYSTVLEPDNTYQYVISTPDDSLDTPGEFYLGKEGTHLNVTDIENTSTGDENTTISATIRNQGVENATGTDAQNISLEFDHPDIDGVEQELELEYGAEGTVSWIINESAWPSEEYPFSIETENDSANGTLHIEGGQEGDGVVVTADHGVLDGPGDTGDQRVDVTESTFTIGAEVTNTNLTTETQNVTLTLPGEPASEPDPETVTLESNESEIVEFEIETDDFEAGSVYEYNVSTEDSAMTSNGSFYAGKSGTYFDPADTNATRNDGNVTITANITNLGIETGSQDVGFELEYVGELPEELDGDPYGYLGETNVNRSFGETDSIELVLNESKLLDGEYEATIHTDDGTDSVEFDVDAGIDPGRVGLGEIEDAEVMVEVVGSQVSGDGRIRTGWWDFEDVHNLAPMSLDVRTNGVTEHSFENPTGGDNINTGPTWQNKSDGAFTHNFTVDEETELTLRNTRYTTCQAEATDPNTLSHYSGPTDRDLMWCNDAPNGEVFGPIDASQGENLQNVRVRSAENNTIPALPAGNEQQLSATEVLEQRGLIADSGDELDLGPGEFVFLFENTESTDEDGIDALWDDAIDSYEQNPDQTSDPNFNDLIVYVEVERAGVDPGTPSITIMPGGGNETAVGPGGSDSVDEVGDIDMEFGEGDPTAGDSPTVGTGESVEGTGDNQTTETGVNIDTDYIVIG, from the coding sequence ATGTTTGGTGCAGGTGGGAAAAGGCGGGGGAATCGCGCTCAGCGGGGACGGGGACTGAGCCCCATCGTGGGTCTCGTACTCCTCCTCGGAATGGTGATCGCAGGGACGGCACTGCTGTTTATCGTCGGGTCGCCGATGCTTGACACGTTCGAATCGGGGAGCGAACGCGAGCGCGCTCACCTCTGTATGGACGAAACGGACCACCAGCTCGCGACCGTTGCGGCAACTGGTGAGCAACGCTCCATGCCGGATACCGACATCTCGGACTGTCAAATCGACGTCGCCGACAAAGGGCAGGTCGACATCCTCTGGTACAACGACTCAGAGTCCGACGACCTCCCTTGGGACGACGACACCCGGACCGCAACCGCCGAACTCGGTGCGCTCGAGTTCGAACTCGACGATCGGACGATCGCTCATCAGGGCGGTGGCATCTGGGAGGATACCGGGTCGGGGACGCAGATCATCTCGGAACCCGGAATCAGTTACGAGAACGGTTCCACAGGCTCCAACGGATCCGTTCGGTTCGATCTCATGCTCCTCGATCAGGACGAGCTATCAGGGTCCGATCCGATCGCGCGAGCCGACCACGAGAGGAGCGACGAACTGGCCGCAGACATCGCCGAAGCTGCGAGCAACTCCGACGGAACTAACGTCGCGATCCGAATCGAGAGTTCGTACCACGACGGGTGGAAACAGCACCTCGAGACGGCTCTCGTGTCGAATGTGGACGAGAACGTGAGTAGCAGCATTTCACACAACTCGGGAGCCGAGACCGTCGAAGTGAAGGTCAAGGGAATCAGGGAGCAGTCAGACGATTCACAGTTACGTATTGAAGAGGATAGAGGCATCGGGAATGCGGTCGAAAGCGACGGTAACCGGGTCGAGTTCGGTCAGGATCTCAATTTCACAGCGTTGTTAAATAACACCGGCAGTGATCCTATCGATTCCGAGATGACCGTTTCTATCGAAGGCGGGATGGTTAAAGAAGCAAACTCGGATGTTACGGAGATGACTGGTGGTGCCACTCATGAGGAAACAGTCGAGATCGATAAGAACAATTACAGCACCGTTCTGGAGCCGGACAATACCTATCAGTACGTAATTTCTACTCCAGACGATTCGCTCGACACACCCGGCGAGTTCTACCTCGGTAAAGAGGGAACTCACCTGAACGTCACCGACATCGAAAATACGTCGACCGGCGACGAGAACACAACGATCAGCGCTACCATCCGGAATCAGGGCGTCGAGAACGCGACGGGAACCGATGCGCAGAACATCTCACTCGAGTTCGACCACCCCGACATCGACGGCGTCGAGCAGGAACTCGAACTCGAGTACGGTGCTGAAGGAACGGTCTCGTGGATTATAAACGAGAGTGCGTGGCCCAGTGAGGAGTATCCGTTCTCGATCGAAACTGAAAACGACAGTGCAAACGGAACACTCCACATCGAGGGCGGCCAGGAGGGAGACGGAGTTGTCGTCACCGCGGATCACGGCGTACTCGACGGGCCCGGAGACACCGGCGACCAACGCGTCGACGTGACGGAGTCGACGTTCACGATCGGGGCGGAGGTTACGAACACGAATCTCACCACCGAAACGCAAAACGTGACGCTGACGCTTCCTGGTGAACCGGCGAGCGAACCCGACCCCGAAACGGTGACGCTCGAGTCGAACGAATCCGAAATAGTCGAGTTCGAGATCGAGACCGACGACTTCGAGGCCGGTTCGGTGTACGAGTACAATGTCTCGACCGAGGACAGTGCGATGACCTCCAACGGTTCGTTCTACGCCGGGAAATCCGGGACGTACTTCGATCCGGCGGACACGAACGCGACCCGTAACGACGGTAACGTGACGATCACTGCCAATATCACGAACCTCGGTATCGAAACCGGATCTCAGGACGTTGGCTTCGAACTCGAGTACGTCGGTGAACTACCGGAGGAACTCGATGGCGATCCGTATGGGTATCTCGGTGAGACGAACGTCAACCGATCGTTCGGCGAGACAGATTCCATCGAACTGGTACTCAACGAAAGTAAGCTTCTCGATGGGGAGTACGAGGCGACGATTCACACGGACGACGGTACGGACAGTGTCGAGTTCGATGTCGACGCGGGCATCGATCCCGGACGAGTGGGACTGGGTGAAATCGAAGACGCGGAAGTGATGGTCGAAGTCGTTGGCTCGCAAGTTTCCGGAGACGGAAGAATCCGGACCGGATGGTGGGACTTCGAGGACGTTCATAATCTGGCTCCGATGTCCCTCGACGTGAGGACGAACGGAGTAACGGAACATTCGTTCGAAAACCCTACTGGTGGCGATAATATCAATACCGGCCCAACGTGGCAGAACAAAAGCGACGGCGCTTTCACGCACAATTTCACCGTCGACGAGGAAACCGAACTTACGCTCCGGAACACGAGGTACACTACGTGCCAGGCCGAGGCCACCGATCCGAATACGCTCTCGCACTACTCGGGACCGACCGATCGGGACCTCATGTGGTGTAATGATGCACCAAACGGCGAGGTGTTCGGACCGATCGACGCCTCGCAGGGCGAGAACTTGCAGAACGTCCGGGTTCGGAGCGCGGAGAACAACACGATTCCCGCCCTTCCCGCCGGTAACGAGCAACAACTGAGTGCGACCGAAGTGCTCGAGCAGCGAGGACTGATCGCGGACAGCGGTGACGAACTCGACCTCGGCCCGGGTGAGTTCGTATTCCTCTTCGAAAACACGGAGTCGACGGACGAGGACGGTATCGATGCCCTTTGGGATGATGCGATAGACTCCTACGAGCAAAACCCCGATCAAACGTCCGACCCGAACTTCAATGATCTGATCGTCTACGTCGAGGTCGAACGCGCAGGTGTCGACCCCGGCACGCCTAGCATCACGATTATGCCCGGTGGCGGCAACGAAACTGCTGTAGGCCCCGGTGGCTCCGACAGCGTAGACGAAGTCGGCGATATCGATATGGAGTTTGGTGAGGGCGATCCCACTGCGGGCGACTCACCCACTGTTGGAACCGGCGAGTCCGTCGAAGGAACGGGGGACAATCAAACGACTGAAACGGGGGTCAACATCGATACTGATTACATCGTAATCGGATAG
- a CDS encoding CARDB domain-containing protein — translation MPSTKLLLTAAAACFLFALAVPTVAITVGEDTAADNVVLEPTSRYASVDANGDIRLDLEALNKRAITTADDVFAITVNDDAVERVWISNEGGLEFYEGTDRTATITERTPLEPSAGETTSVGVAVDTHGDYDSTETFTVHVAYADEADDDDENDTDAVPKGINLESLEVHPTTLETGDTVTANATYRNNGRTTEQVTSALTVDGTVVDTETLEVEPNETASVVFERRMQWPGTYEVGVDGIASESVTVEGPPIDVLSATVSPVELTVGDTATTEATVSNPTETRVDRTLELAVDGIVVDAKTVSIAPESERTVTFERQFDDAGTHDIAVSGVKAGSVTVTEREPFPIRNRELSAATTAALAPPMATGFLFVAVAANRRWAFVSRR, via the coding sequence ATGCCATCTACCAAGCTTCTACTCACCGCCGCCGCAGCCTGCTTTCTCTTCGCGCTCGCAGTCCCGACAGTAGCGATCACGGTGGGTGAGGACACGGCAGCCGATAACGTCGTCCTCGAGCCGACCTCCCGATACGCCTCAGTCGATGCCAACGGCGACATTCGGCTCGATCTGGAGGCACTCAACAAACGAGCGATAACCACTGCGGACGACGTGTTTGCGATCACCGTCAACGACGACGCCGTCGAGCGAGTCTGGATCAGTAACGAGGGCGGCCTCGAGTTCTACGAGGGGACCGACCGAACCGCTACGATCACCGAACGGACTCCGCTCGAGCCGTCCGCCGGCGAAACGACGAGCGTCGGCGTCGCGGTCGATACGCACGGCGACTACGACAGCACGGAAACGTTCACGGTGCACGTCGCCTACGCTGACGAAGCGGACGACGACGACGAGAACGATACGGACGCGGTGCCGAAAGGAATCAACCTCGAGTCTCTCGAGGTTCACCCAACGACGCTCGAGACGGGCGACACCGTGACGGCGAACGCGACGTACCGGAACAACGGACGGACCACGGAGCAGGTGACGTCGGCGTTGACCGTCGACGGGACCGTCGTCGACACCGAGACGCTCGAGGTCGAGCCCAACGAGACGGCCTCGGTCGTTTTCGAGCGCCGGATGCAGTGGCCGGGCACGTACGAGGTCGGTGTCGACGGAATCGCGAGCGAGTCGGTGACCGTCGAGGGGCCACCGATCGACGTTCTGTCCGCGACGGTCTCTCCCGTCGAACTCACCGTCGGCGACACGGCGACCACCGAAGCGACGGTCAGCAACCCCACGGAGACGCGGGTCGACCGCACGCTCGAGTTGGCGGTCGACGGCATCGTCGTCGACGCGAAGACAGTGTCGATCGCGCCGGAGTCGGAGCGGACGGTCACGTTCGAGCGGCAGTTCGACGACGCGGGGACGCACGACATCGCGGTCAGCGGCGTGAAGGCGGGTTCGGTTACCGTCACGGAACGGGAGCCGTTCCCGATCCGGAACCGCGAGTTGTCGGCAGCGACGACGGCGGCGCTCGCTCCGCCGATGGCGACGGGGTTTCTGTTCGTAGCTGTCGCAGCGAATCGCCGATGGGCGTTCGTCTCGAGACGGTAA
- a CDS encoding DUF5305 domain-containing protein produces MIESPRLDLLLVRYGRRIVIVLVVVGILALVATGWVVANPSTSTTTQYGQERISSEVGTSADVVQDGALWNEGDRLENSRVYMLNASPELTVEPETTLVNQTDGTPIDDGSVTHELTVRFEATRDGESFWNETHTVVDDSPSVENGVATSEATIDVESYRERQRQLERELSGVGDVATKLEFRVEYDTGTNRGTKEESSTFHVTDDAYWLSEPPSVTDTPTHRTGTQRTTEPQSLATIAGLSLLGTLSLVSAAFVARRSPVDEAAARRAVHEQRYAEWISQGSIPMWIGDYHVSLDTLEDVVDVAIDTNERVVHDQQRGLFAVVNDGVVYYYSDRGLWEETAWPEMTLQERPAVGGGEPELTPDEMDLQGDAEFGSPDERGFDDDEDVWKKL; encoded by the coding sequence GTGATTGAGAGTCCTCGGCTCGACCTGTTGCTCGTCAGATACGGTCGCCGGATCGTGATTGTCCTGGTCGTTGTCGGTATACTCGCGCTCGTCGCGACGGGATGGGTGGTCGCGAATCCGTCGACGTCGACGACCACGCAGTACGGCCAAGAACGCATCTCGAGCGAGGTCGGGACGAGCGCCGACGTCGTCCAGGATGGGGCGCTCTGGAACGAGGGCGATCGACTCGAGAACAGCAGGGTGTACATGCTGAACGCCTCGCCCGAGCTAACCGTCGAGCCGGAGACGACGCTGGTAAACCAGACCGACGGAACGCCGATCGACGACGGCAGCGTAACCCACGAGCTAACAGTTCGTTTCGAGGCGACTCGAGACGGGGAGTCGTTCTGGAACGAGACTCACACCGTGGTGGATGACTCGCCGTCCGTCGAGAACGGCGTCGCGACGTCGGAGGCGACCATCGACGTCGAATCCTACCGTGAGCGACAGCGGCAACTGGAACGCGAGCTATCGGGGGTCGGTGACGTCGCCACCAAACTGGAGTTTCGCGTCGAGTACGACACCGGGACGAACCGGGGGACGAAAGAGGAGTCGTCGACGTTTCACGTAACCGACGACGCCTACTGGCTGTCCGAACCGCCCTCGGTGACGGATACGCCGACACACCGGACGGGAACGCAGCGGACGACCGAGCCACAGAGCCTCGCGACTATCGCCGGTCTCTCGCTTCTCGGGACGCTCTCGCTCGTCAGTGCCGCGTTCGTCGCTCGTCGCTCGCCGGTCGACGAAGCGGCCGCCCGGCGTGCGGTCCACGAACAGCGGTACGCCGAGTGGATCTCGCAGGGCTCGATCCCGATGTGGATCGGCGACTATCACGTCTCGCTCGACACCTTAGAGGACGTCGTCGACGTCGCAATCGATACGAACGAACGCGTCGTTCACGACCAGCAACGCGGCCTGTTCGCCGTCGTCAACGATGGCGTCGTCTACTACTACAGCGACCGCGGCCTCTGGGAAGAGACCGCCTGGCCGGAGATGACCCTTCAGGAACGGCCGGCCGTCGGCGGCGGCGAGCCCGAACTCACGCCGGACGAGATGGATCTTCAGGGCGACGCGGAGTTCGGAAGCCCCGACGAGAGAGGATTCGACGACGACGAGGACGTCTGGAAGAAACTGTAA
- a CDS encoding EMC6-like membrane protein, translated as MSTESISDRREHIRSIGVTALSALLGVAAALASMAIVGNAAGDTRALMLVAGVILAQFVLYDFTGIYDDDEFGPKHYLFIVFMTFALWFVTWGILLTSGMSG; from the coding sequence ATGTCGACCGAATCGATCAGTGACCGACGCGAGCACATCCGCTCGATCGGCGTGACGGCGCTATCCGCGCTGCTCGGCGTCGCCGCGGCGCTGGCCTCGATGGCGATAGTAGGCAATGCGGCGGGCGACACGCGTGCGCTGATGCTCGTGGCGGGTGTGATCCTCGCCCAGTTCGTTCTCTACGATTTCACGGGCATCTACGATGATGACGAGTTCGGGCCGAAACACTACCTGTTCATCGTCTTCATGACGTTCGCGCTGTGGTTCGTGACGTGGGGAATCCTGCTCACTTCGGGGATGTCCGGCTAA
- a CDS encoding signal peptidase I, which translates to MTSAAFLKRGLGLVVAVCIVLLLVGQLLGQPILLGYVATGSMEPTMDAGDGFVAIPSIAAGSVEEGDVVVFEARELHGGELTTHRVVGETEEGYVTRGDANPFTDQDGGEPHVTDGQIVAKAWQVNGEVVTIPYLGSAIMGVRGVAESAYGTVAPILGLTTTADSEGLGALLVAGGVALLGFGVVVERLGPGVRETTRSRSRENVIAFWTALGLALLVFVTFATAAMVVPSGTTEYELVSTETPDDNPQILAPGETGELARTVDNAGYVPIVVVHEAESRNVATDPSAQTVGIRSSGETTVSLTAPDETGEYTRHVGEYRYLTVLPPSVLVWLHGVHPLVAIAAVNGVIVGVTVVIVLVVFGRNDLRVRSAGDHVPLSTRLERKFRK; encoded by the coding sequence ATGACGTCCGCCGCGTTCCTCAAGCGAGGGCTGGGGCTGGTCGTCGCCGTCTGCATCGTCCTTCTACTGGTCGGACAGCTGCTGGGACAGCCGATCCTGCTGGGCTACGTCGCGACCGGAAGCATGGAGCCGACGATGGACGCCGGAGACGGTTTCGTCGCGATTCCCAGCATCGCAGCCGGTTCGGTCGAGGAGGGTGACGTCGTCGTGTTCGAGGCTCGAGAGCTTCACGGCGGCGAACTGACCACTCATCGTGTCGTCGGCGAGACCGAGGAGGGGTACGTCACGAGAGGTGACGCCAATCCGTTCACGGACCAGGACGGCGGCGAACCCCACGTCACTGACGGACAGATCGTCGCCAAAGCGTGGCAGGTAAACGGCGAGGTCGTCACGATTCCGTACCTCGGGTCGGCGATTATGGGCGTCCGAGGCGTCGCGGAGTCGGCCTACGGGACCGTCGCACCGATTCTCGGACTGACGACGACGGCAGACTCGGAGGGACTCGGCGCGTTGCTGGTCGCCGGCGGAGTCGCGCTGCTCGGGTTCGGCGTGGTCGTCGAGCGACTCGGACCCGGCGTTCGCGAGACGACGCGCTCGCGATCCCGCGAAAACGTGATCGCGTTCTGGACGGCGCTGGGACTCGCGTTGCTCGTCTTCGTCACGTTCGCGACCGCGGCGATGGTGGTTCCCTCGGGGACGACCGAGTACGAACTCGTGAGCACTGAGACGCCGGACGACAACCCCCAGATACTCGCACCGGGGGAGACCGGCGAACTCGCCCGAACCGTCGACAACGCGGGCTACGTCCCCATCGTGGTCGTTCACGAAGCCGAGAGCCGGAACGTCGCGACGGACCCCAGCGCGCAGACGGTGGGGATACGCTCGAGCGGCGAGACGACGGTCTCGCTCACCGCGCCGGACGAGACCGGCGAGTACACCCGGCACGTCGGCGAGTACCGGTATCTCACCGTTCTCCCGCCGTCGGTACTCGTCTGGCTGCACGGCGTCCACCCTCTCGTCGCGATCGCTGCGGTAAACGGCGTCATCGTCGGGGTTACGGTCGTAATCGTGCTCGTCGTCTTCGGCCGAAACGACCTGCGCGTTCGCTCCGCGGGGGACCACGTCCCGCTGTCGACTCGCCTCGAGCGAAAATTCCGAAAGTAG